Genomic window (bacterium):
AAATCTGGCGAAAGATTCAATCTTGATTTCAATACATTCCAAGTCCGTAGCCAACTTGACTGGATAACATTTGTTCCTGCAAACAAATAACCTGTGCCTCCGAAATTTATCCCGCATATAAATTTATGTGCGAAAACCAAAACACTCCGACATATATCGGAGTGTTTTTAAATATCTGCTTTGGAAAAAACTAATACCTAATAGTACTACCCTAAGAAACTCCTTGCAAAACTAACTATAGAATAAGAAAGTATAACCACAACTATACCAATCACACCATAAAGAAGCATCTTTTTGGCCTTTTCAACATTCTTCTCGTCCATACCAGCTGTGATATATAAATAGCCCGCCCAAACAATCATAACCACAGCTATTATGGCCACAATTCCTATAATATAATTAACCACGATTGTTATGGTATCTGTCAGACGCTCTTTAGTAAAGCTTTCTACACCCACTATCTCTGGCTGTATATCTCCATCCTGTGCTCCAACAACCGCATAACTAAAGGCGAATAAGAAAACCGAGAGTAAACCTACAGAAATCAACTTATTCAAATTTATACTTTTAAACATTTTTAAATTTTAGAGAATTTTTTATTTAATTAAATAACAAGAAACGACTTTATAGCATCATTCTATCACATAGACATAATACAAAACAACAAGCCTGTGGATATTACTGCGTTAGGAATGACAGCCCTTCCAAAAAGGGCGGTCCTTCCTGAATACTCTACTTCAAAAAGCTTTCCACAAACACAACCGCCGATTTTGAAAGTATAAGCACTATTACACCGATAACAATCCATAACAGCATTTGCCTAGCTTTTTTAACTTGTTCCGGCTTATCACCGCCCGTTATAAATAAAAACCCAGCGTAGACTGTCATTATAACTGCTATGGGACCCGCCAAATATAGAAGAAAGTTTACAATTCTATCAACCAAAACTGTTATATCAGCATTATTTCCTAGGGGATTACATATAACACCATCGCAAGCAGGCGCAGGCGCTTGAGCTAGGGAAATTAAAGGAAAAATAAATAAAGCTAGCAAATAAAGAATTTTTTTCATATTTTTATATGTTAAATTAATTACAAGTAAAAACACTTAGCCTATTTTTATCTTTTTCTAAATTAGATTTAAGTTCAAAATGCCAAGGTTCTTTGTTGTAAACGCAAAAACCGTTAACTTTCATTACTTGTATAACTCTATCTTGACAGCATTTAGATCCACTCTCATTATAACCCCAAACATCTAAAGCCCTACCTGTAGTATGGCGGCAGTTTTGACCATCCACGCTTCCATTGCCATCAGTGTCTTTAGGAATGCAGGTTATAGCATGTCCTGGTATTGGATCACATTTAACAGCTTCGGGATCTTTGCAATTTTCTTTAACAAGCTCTTCTTGCCTATCTAAACTTCTAAAACCAGACGCAACTTTTAAATCTACTAGATTTAATTTAGCATCTACTACTGCTCCTCTTAGATTGCTAAGAACGTTTCTGCCTATATTATCCAAATCTACACCTGGATTTGTTTTTATTTCCACAGCAATACCTTCATTAGTATCGCCTAAATCGATAACCTCCTCCTGTCCAGACACAATTTCCGGAGCTGGTTCTTCTTCGGCTAATAAAATTTCTTCCTTTATTTCAAACGAAAAACTTCCGTTTTGCAGATATT
Coding sequences:
- a CDS encoding TrbC/VirB2 family protein, which translates into the protein MFKSINLNKLISVGLLSVFLFAFSYAVVGAQDGDIQPEIVGVESFTKERLTDTITIVVNYIIGIVAIIAVVMIVWAGYLYITAGMDEKNVEKAKKMLLYGVIGIVVVILSYSIVSFARSFLG
- a CDS encoding D-alanyl-D-alanine carboxypeptidase family protein, coding for MKIIKVAIFLAVIVTISLSAYAQGLVPCTGIDCSLCSLFDLVQNVFNLVVWTLVPILATGMIIWSGFTILTAGDKPDQVKKGRKMITATLIGIAIVYSSYILASFVVRFFAGENSVAGYSFKNGQFDIQCTGGTINDVTGKYLQNGSFSFEIKEEILLAEEEPAPEIVSGQEEVIDLGDTNEGIAVEIKTNPGVDLDNIGRNVLSNLRGAVVDAKLNLVDLKVASGFRSLDRQEELVKENCKDPEAVKCDPIPGHAITCIPKDTDGNGSVDGQNCRHTTGRALDVWGYNESGSKCCQDRVIQVMKVNGFCVYNKEPWHFELKSNLEKDKNRLSVFTCN
- a CDS encoding pilin; translation: MKKILYLLALFIFPLISLAQAPAPACDGVICNPLGNNADITVLVDRIVNFLLYLAGPIAVIMTVYAGFLFITGGDKPEQVKKARQMLLWIVIGVIVLILSKSAVVFVESFLK